A single region of the Candidatus Parcubacteria bacterium genome encodes:
- the rplS gene encoding 50S ribosomal protein L19 gives MTRLGVTPVAIEERKKLDLRSGDTVRVWQKIVEGGKTRLQAFEGLILAVKHGEEIGGTFTVRKVASGVGVEKIFPLYSPLIDRVEVVRRAKVRRAKLYYIRDKASREIRRQMRNERTVKAVPVAKAEKEEASEEK, from the coding sequence ATGACCAGACTCGGAGTCACTCCGGTAGCCATTGAAGAGCGCAAGAAGCTCGACCTTCGTTCGGGCGATACTGTGCGCGTGTGGCAGAAGATCGTGGAAGGCGGCAAGACCCGCCTCCAGGCCTTTGAAGGCCTCATCCTCGCCGTGAAGCATGGCGAGGAGATCGGCGGCACCTTCACTGTGCGCAAGGTAGCGAGCGGTGTTGGCGTGGAGAAGATCTTCCCGCTCTATTCTCCGCTCATCGATCGCGTGGAGGTGGTGCGCCGCGCTAAAGTGCGTAGGGCTAAGCTCTACTACATCCGCGACAAGGCTTCCCGCGAGATTCGCCGCCAGATGCGCAACGAGCGCACGGTGAAGGCCGTTCCGGTAGCTAAGGCGGAGAAGGAAGAAGCGTCTGAAGAGAAGTAG
- a CDS encoding cob(I)yrinic acid a,c-diamide adenosyltransferase, whose protein sequence is MLYTGKGDKGDTGFFASSQRISKSSAIAESLGSLDEVNSFLGFAKLKSREAGFALSSGTLFEDVAHDLQQSLFIVQAEIAGTPMSVPEAKVRQLEAWIGEIEKELPPIRTFFISGGTELSSLFDFARTLARRAERRAVEVKESGKELGEWTLAFLNRLSSMLYALARLSNHKSGITEQPPTYR, encoded by the coding sequence ATGCTCTATACCGGGAAAGGGGATAAAGGGGATACGGGGTTTTTCGCCTCAAGTCAGCGGATCTCCAAGAGTTCGGCTATTGCGGAGTCCCTCGGCTCACTTGATGAAGTAAATTCCTTTTTGGGTTTCGCTAAGCTCAAGAGTAGGGAAGCAGGCTTCGCCCTCTCCTCCGGGACGCTCTTTGAGGACGTCGCTCACGATCTCCAGCAGAGCCTCTTCATCGTGCAGGCCGAGATCGCGGGTACTCCCATGTCGGTGCCGGAAGCCAAGGTGCGCCAGTTGGAAGCGTGGATCGGGGAGATTGAGAAAGAGCTGCCCCCTATCCGCACCTTCTTCATCTCTGGCGGAACGGAGCTCTCTTCTCTTTTCGACTTTGCGCGTACGCTTGCCCGTCGGGCCGAGCGTCGCGCGGTAGAGGTGAAGGAGTCCGGCAAGGAGCTCGGGGAATGGACGCTCGCCTTCCTCAATCGGCTTTCAAGCATGCTCTATGCGCTCGCTCGACTTTCGAATCATAAATCTGGTATAACGGAGCAGCCTCCGACGTACCGGTAG
- a CDS encoding AAA family ATPase, whose product MIIGITGTIGAGKGTVVDYLVKERGFKHHSARAMILREIERRGLPRDRDSMRLVANELRQSGGPSAVAEALLKEAEEDGGDAIIESLRAIGEAEFLKPRGVKILAVDADRPVRYERVVLRGSETDHISFEEFCVQEDREMASTEPWDMNIFGVMERSDVTILNNGTPEELFIQVDKMLAELGYSK is encoded by the coding sequence ATGATCATCGGCATCACCGGCACTATCGGAGCAGGCAAGGGTACCGTTGTCGATTATCTGGTTAAGGAAAGGGGCTTCAAACATCATTCTGCTCGAGCCATGATTCTTCGGGAGATAGAGCGCCGCGGGCTCCCAAGGGACCGCGATAGCATGAGACTTGTTGCTAATGAACTGCGCCAGAGTGGCGGGCCTTCTGCCGTGGCCGAAGCCCTCTTGAAGGAGGCAGAAGAAGACGGAGGCGATGCCATCATTGAATCTTTACGAGCGATCGGTGAAGCGGAGTTCCTGAAGCCTCGAGGAGTGAAGATTCTGGCGGTGGACGCTGATCGTCCTGTTCGTTACGAACGAGTAGTGCTTCGGGGTTCCGAGACAGATCATATTTCTTTTGAAGAATTCTGCGTGCAAGAAGATCGGGAGATGGCTTCGACGGAGCCGTGGGACATGAATATCTTTGGAGTCATGGAGCGCTCTGACGTGACAATTCTCAATAATGGCACTCCGGAAGAACTTTTTATCCAAGTGGACAAGATGCTTGCTGAGCTCGGCTATTCTAAATAA
- a CDS encoding RNA pseudouridine synthase, whose protein sequence is MAKDIAASAPDIPVVYEDEDVVVINKPAGLLVHPDGKSTEPTVCDWVLAHYPQMAGVGEPLVLSSGVVIDRPGIVHRIDRETSGALVIAKNEKTFNSLKQQFKDHVVEKRYRAFVYGKVMRAFGTIDRALGRSKKDFRQYTDPLHARGEMRPALTHFALLKAGEKFSYLEASPKTGRTHQIRVHLKSIQHPIVCDRVYAGDRPCELGFGRLALHAHTVAFTLPGGRRVSAEAPLPEDFLRAEKLI, encoded by the coding sequence ATGGCAAAAGACATCGCCGCTTCGGCGCCTGATATACCGGTAGTCTATGAAGACGAAGATGTGGTGGTGATAAATAAGCCGGCAGGGCTTCTGGTGCATCCTGATGGTAAATCCACAGAGCCTACAGTGTGCGACTGGGTGCTTGCTCACTATCCTCAGATGGCAGGCGTTGGGGAGCCGCTCGTGCTTTCTTCGGGTGTCGTGATCGATCGTCCGGGCATCGTGCATCGCATCGATCGGGAGACGTCTGGAGCTCTCGTCATTGCCAAGAATGAGAAGACTTTTAATTCGCTCAAGCAGCAGTTCAAGGACCACGTGGTGGAGAAGCGCTACCGCGCCTTCGTCTATGGAAAGGTGATGCGCGCTTTTGGCACAATCGACCGGGCATTAGGGCGCAGCAAGAAGGATTTCCGACAGTATACTGATCCACTCCATGCTCGTGGCGAGATGCGCCCGGCGCTGACCCACTTCGCCCTCCTTAAGGCGGGGGAGAAGTTCTCATATCTCGAAGCCTCTCCTAAGACCGGGCGTACCCATCAGATCAGGGTCCACCTCAAGTCCATCCAGCACCCCATCGTCTGCGACCGAGTATACGCGGGGGATCGTCCTTGTGAGCTCGGCTTCGGCAGGCTAGCCCTCCATGCTCATACGGTCGCTTTTACCCTCCCGGGAGGTCGCAGGGTTTCTGCGGAGGCCCCTCTCCCTGAGGACTTCCTTAGGGCCGAGAAACTCATCTAG